From the Roseibium sp. HPY-6 genome, one window contains:
- a CDS encoding VWA domain-containing protein, translating into MIEFGHPFVFLMLPLPLLIYFFLPAHRQRVAAFRFPFFRELARSAGQEPQAGAIVFSRTRLQNGVAILIWGLLVCALANPERVGEPITQEKAARDVMLAIDISGSMDQRDFPAADGQRVQRLDAVKRVVGDFIDARDGERVALIVFGAKAFVQAPFTEDLATVRALLDQTEVGMAGPHTVLGDAIGLAIKTFQTSEIEDRLLIVLSDGADTGSRMTPINAAAIAAREGVEMITIGVGDPRGTGEQRLDERTLTDIATTAGGQYFFAGDETALGDIYERIDAQTPKKIDVSVYRPKKPLAHFLIALSAAIGLATLGLLYAFKTRRRLA; encoded by the coding sequence ATGATCGAATTCGGCCATCCTTTCGTTTTTCTGATGCTTCCGCTGCCGCTGCTGATTTATTTTTTTCTCCCGGCGCACAGGCAGCGCGTCGCTGCGTTCCGGTTTCCCTTTTTCAGAGAACTTGCTCGATCCGCCGGTCAGGAACCCCAGGCCGGGGCTATCGTTTTCAGCCGGACCAGGCTGCAGAACGGGGTGGCGATCCTCATCTGGGGGCTGCTTGTCTGCGCCCTGGCAAATCCGGAGCGCGTGGGTGAACCGATCACACAGGAAAAGGCTGCCCGTGACGTCATGCTGGCCATAGACATCTCCGGATCGATGGACCAAAGAGACTTCCCGGCAGCCGACGGGCAACGCGTGCAACGGCTGGACGCCGTAAAACGGGTGGTGGGAGACTTTATCGACGCCCGCGATGGCGAGCGCGTCGCGCTCATTGTCTTCGGCGCGAAGGCTTTCGTGCAGGCCCCCTTCACGGAAGACCTGGCAACCGTGCGTGCGCTGCTGGATCAGACGGAGGTGGGCATGGCCGGACCGCACACGGTCCTCGGAGATGCCATCGGGCTTGCCATCAAGACCTTTCAGACCAGTGAGATTGAGGATCGCCTGCTGATCGTCTTGAGCGACGGCGCGGACACCGGCAGCCGCATGACACCGATCAATGCGGCTGCCATCGCGGCGCGCGAAGGCGTCGAGATGATCACGATCGGTGTGGGCGATCCGAGGGGAACAGGCGAGCAAAGGTTGGACGAACGCACTCTCACCGACATCGCAACCACGGCTGGAGGCCAATATTTTTTTGCTGGAGATGAAACGGCCCTTGGCGACATCTATGAGCGCATCGATGCCCAGACACCCAAGAAGATCGACGTCTCGGTTTACCGGCCCAAGAAACCCCTCGCGCATTTCCTGATTGCGCTTTCGGCAGCGATCGGTCTCGCCACACTGGGGCTTTTATACGCTTTCAAAACACGGAGGCGTCTTGCATGA
- a CDS encoding DUF4381 domain-containing protein translates to MNEDWSGLNLSELIDLLEPIPQPAQISLVPQTAGWIWLAAAVLAGLALLCWRLYRLRKRNAYRRQALTELEACQGDPGELARILRRTALAAYPRAEIASLHGQDWLAFLDRTYPGNAFLEGAGKDLGDAPYRQSGSFKHLKPVVCDWIRTHKGEAA, encoded by the coding sequence ATGAACGAAGACTGGAGCGGCCTCAATCTCTCCGAGCTGATCGATCTGCTGGAGCCCATACCGCAACCGGCGCAGATTTCGCTTGTTCCGCAAACAGCCGGTTGGATCTGGCTCGCTGCAGCCGTTTTGGCCGGTCTCGCATTGCTTTGCTGGCGGCTTTATCGCCTGCGGAAAAGAAACGCTTATCGCCGGCAAGCGCTCACGGAACTCGAAGCATGCCAGGGCGACCCCGGCGAACTGGCGCGGATCCTGAGGCGCACTGCCCTGGCTGCCTATCCCAGGGCCGAGATTGCCTCCTTGCACGGACAGGACTGGCTCGCATTTCTCGATCGAACCTATCCCGGCAATGCCTTTCTGGAAGGGGCCGGAAAGGACCTTGGCGACGCGCCTTACCGCCAAAGCGGATCTTTTAAGCACCTGAAGCCCGTTGTTTGTGACTGGATCCGAACACACAAAGGCGAGGCCGCATGA
- a CDS encoding DUF58 domain-containing protein, whose amino-acid sequence MRDRAARTRTGLSANAAASDRSSDPRVHVTVSQLRALENSARSLRFLPRQPVSSVFNGRHASRLRGRGLNFEELRGYLPGDDPRTIDWKVTARTGEPHIRVFSEERDRPALLVVDQRMSMFFGTRHAMKSVTAAEAAALAAFRILDQGDRVGGLIFGDALVAEIKPKASRSARDQLIAALVRANQMLHADAAFSDNPTPLNLPLSKVAKIARRGFLIVVISDFDGIDAKTTRLIGDLSRHNDLVLCPVTDPVSGDIPKNTKLVVSNGDLQAELDTGSGDVRKRLTEFASGRLNEVLSWQKRFGIPVLPLSAGEDTVPQIQRLTGIGPRSSGRDR is encoded by the coding sequence ATGCGAGATCGTGCAGCAAGAACACGTACCGGTCTTTCGGCAAACGCGGCCGCATCGGATCGCTCATCGGATCCGCGTGTGCACGTGACGGTCTCTCAGTTGCGGGCCCTGGAAAACAGCGCCAGGTCGCTGCGGTTTCTACCACGCCAACCTGTTTCGAGCGTCTTTAATGGGCGTCATGCTTCGCGATTGCGAGGCCGTGGCCTGAATTTCGAAGAACTGCGCGGATATCTGCCGGGTGACGATCCCAGAACCATCGACTGGAAGGTCACCGCGCGCACCGGCGAGCCCCACATTCGCGTTTTCAGCGAAGAGCGGGACCGCCCGGCTCTCCTGGTTGTCGACCAGCGCATGTCGATGTTCTTCGGTACGCGGCACGCCATGAAATCGGTAACGGCAGCAGAGGCCGCTGCGCTCGCGGCTTTTCGCATTCTCGATCAGGGTGACCGGGTTGGCGGCCTGATTTTTGGCGATGCGCTGGTGGCGGAGATCAAACCGAAAGCGAGCCGCAGCGCGCGAGACCAGCTGATCGCCGCACTGGTGCGCGCCAATCAGATGCTGCACGCTGACGCTGCTTTTTCCGATAATCCGACCCCGCTCAATCTTCCTCTTTCAAAGGTCGCGAAGATTGCACGACGCGGATTTCTGATTGTCGTGATCTCCGATTTCGACGGGATTGACGCGAAGACCACCCGGCTCATTGGCGACCTGTCGCGCCACAACGACCTAGTCCTGTGTCCCGTGACAGATCCCGTTTCCGGGGACATTCCGAAAAACACGAAACTGGTGGTTTCGAACGGGGATCTTCAAGCCGAATTGGACACCGGCTCGGGCGACGTGCGCAAACGTCTGACAGAATTTGCCTCAGGGCGCCTCAACGAGGTCCTGAGCTGGCAGAAACGGTTCGGAATTCCCGTATTGCCGCTCAGCGCCGGCGAGGACACAGTTCCGCAAATTCAGCGCCTCACCGGCATCGGGCCGAGATCCAGCGGACGCGACCGATGA